GGTCGGTGACCGCGGTGTGGAAGTGCCAGGGCGTGCCCTGGTGCGGCCCCAGGGTGTTCACCCGCACCTGGACCGACTCGGTCCGGGCGAGCCACTCGACGTCGGCGAAGTCCGGCATGGCTGACCCCTATCCTCCTGGCCCGTCCGCGGCGCGTCCCGCTCAGGCCTGCTTCGCGAACCTCGGCAGCCCGCCGCGCAGGGTCTCGAGCAGCTCGTCGCGGAGCGGGTCGCGGACGTCCTTCGCCCAGGCGGCGGCGAGGGGCAGCCGGTTCTTCCGGCCGGCGTCCTCGAGCATCACGTAGCGCACGCCCTGGGTCATCATCCGCGAGGTCCAGCGGGGCACGATGGCGAGGCCGATCCCGGCCGCCACCAGGTTCACGATGGTGTGCTTCTCCTCGGCCACCTGCGCGACGCGGGCGGTGAGCCCGGCCTCGGCGAAGAGCTTCATCGTCAGGTCGTGGCTGTGGGGTCGGGACCGCCGCTCGGGGACGATGAACGGCTCGCCGGCCAGCTCCTCACCCGCGCCGGGGTCACCCGGATCATGCGCTTCGCCTTCGCGCTCGCCCGCTCACGGCCGCGGAAGCTCCTGACGGTGGTGACCAAGTCGAACGCGCAGCGCCACGGGGGACGCCTCCCTCCACACGCCCGATCTCGGAGGGAAGGCGAACACGCGGCAGGTCACCGAGGCGGTGAAGGCCGCGCTGCGCGCCGAGGCGCGCTAGCCCAAGTCAAAGGGCCCTGGAGCGCTCGGCCCTCCGCGCGCTCCGGGGCCCTTCCGCCAGCCGCCCGCGCTAGTAGCCCGGGGTCCTGCCGCCCCCCTGCGAAGGCGTCTGCTCCGGCGGCGGCTGCGAGGTGCCGGAGGACCCGCTGCTGCTCGAGCCCGTACCGGTGCTCCCGCTGCTCCCGGTGCTCGAGTCTCCCGTCGCTCCTGCCTTGCTCACGCTGATGGTGACGGCCGTCGGCCCGTTCACCGAAGGCTCGTAGGCCACGCGAGCTTGCTGGCCTTCCTGGATCTGGTCCGCCGTGCTGGTCCGGCCGTGGATCTTCACCTGCGTCGAGTCGTTGATCCGGATCCGCATCGCCTGCCCGCTGGGAGGCTGCACGACCACCTCGTCCGGCCTGACCTGGGTGACGAGCCCCGCCGCCACCTGCTGCCCCTTGGAGACGTCCTGGGTCTGCTGGGACAGCGCGCTCGCGGCCCGCTGCTGCTGCTGCTGCGCCTGCTGCGTCGCCTGCTTGCTCTCCTGGTTCGCCTGGAGCTGGAGCTGCTCGGCCTTCGCCTGCTCCTGCCGCGCCGTCTCCTGGTCCTGGCGCAGCTTCTCCTGGTCGTTGCGGACGCGCGCCTGCGCCTCGGCGGACTTCTGCGACTGCTCCGTCGCGGCCTTCTGCGACTCCGCCGCCCGCTTCAGGGCCTGCTCGGAGGCCTGCTGAGAGGACGCGACCTCTCGCGTCGTGGGGTTGGGGCTCTCGCTCGCTTGTTTCGACGTGCTCGCGCAGGCTCCGATGGCGAGCAGCCCTGCGCAGGGCAGTACGTATCTGACGTTCATGGTCGTTCTCCCGTGCCTGAAAGGTGATGCACGAGGCGCCGAAGCTGCAACGGCGACGCCGTTGTCCTTCATCAAGAGCTCGGTCGCACCGCTCGTGTACGGTGCGCGCACGATGGCCTCCGGGGCCGCGGGAGGAGGAGCTCCATGCGCTGGAACGGACAGGTGAAGAGCCTCGCGAGAACCGTCGGAGCCGTCGCCCTCGTCCTCGCCGCGGGCGCGCATCGCCTCGCGCGGGCGGACGAGCTCGCGGCGTCCGTGCCCGCGGGCGGGCTGCCCCCTTCCCCCGCGATCGTCGACGCCGGCCCGGGGGACTCCCAGCGAATCCTCGGGCTCACGCTCCAGGCCGGCCCGTTCGCCGGCTTCGGCGCCGGGCTGCAGGTCGGCACGCCGGACGTCGGCGTGCGCGCCGCGGTGGGCTGGACGCCGCTCCTGCTCGTCAGCACCGGCTCCTCGGACCTCCACTTCTACAGCACGCTCCAGGTGTCCCCGGATCTCTACGTCCGCCTCCTGAGCCTCCGGACGACGACGCACCTCGGCGCTCAGATGGGCTACCGCTACAGCTCGGCGCTGGGCCACGGGCTCGCCGTCGGCGGCTACCTGCAGTTCGCGCTCTACCGCGCGGTCGACGGCCTCGTCACCGGGGGCCTCCTCCTCTATCCCGACGGGGAAGCGCACCTGCGAAGCGCTGAGCACCTGTCGAGCAGCACCGGATTCTCGTTCCCCGGCCCGAACGCGAGCCTCGGCATCAGCCTCGGCCTCGCGTTCTTCCCCTGAGCGCGCCCCCCCAGGTCACCACGCGCAGCGCGACAGCGCGTCCGCGGCGGGGGCCCGGGACGGCAGGGCGCCGGAGGGCCGCACCGCCCGCAGCGCGCCCGCGCCGTCGTACCAGCCCACTTCCACGGCTCCGTCTTCGAAACGGACGGTCAGCTTCACCACCCGCTCGCCGTCGAGCAGCGCCACCCGCTCCAGCGTTCTCCCATCGCAGGTGAGCCGCCGCCTCTCCTCACGGAGCTCGCCAGCCGCGGCGCGGCGCTCGACGTCTTCGGCGACCGCCGGCGACGCGCCAGCGGCGTGGGCCTCGACCTCGGCCTCCGCCGGTGCAGCGCGGCGCGCGGCCTCCGGGGCGCGCAGCGCCGCCGCGCGCTCCGGCGCGGCGGCGAAGGCCGGCACGGGGGGGCGCGCGGCCGGAGCCGGTGCCGCAGCAGGCGCGGCGCCGCGCTCCGCCCTGGCGAGATCCTGCTGGGAAGCCCTCGGCCGCGCGGCGGCCGCGGGGCCCGGCAGCCGCTTCGCAGCCGGCGGCCGCGCAGCGGCCGGCCCCGGCGCGAGGCTCGGCGCCGGCGCGGGACCGGGCACGGGCGCGGGCGGCCCCGGGGCGACGCGCGGAGCGACGTCCTCCATCGGCACCAGGTCGCCCTGCTCGGGAATCGCATCGCCGCCCGGCCAGGCCGGACGCTGGCCGCTCCACCGCAGCGTCACCCCCACCGCCAGCGCGACCACCGCCACGGAAGCCGCGAGGGCATAGGCGCGCGCTCGCGCCGGCCGCCCGACCGGCGCGACCGCGCGGCGCGCCGCCGCCACGAGCTCGGCCCGGCCGCGCGCCGGGACGGGCTCGGGGGCGAGCCGGGCGGCCAGCCGCCGCGCCGCGAGCAGCTCCGCCAGCTCGGCGGCGCAGCGCGGGCACCCGGCGGCGTGCAGCTCCACCTCGCGCGCCTCGCCGGGCGTGAGCTCGCCGTACGCCACGTCGAGCAGGAGCGGCTGGGCCTGGTCGTGGTTCACGGCGCCGTGCCCTCCAGCGCCGGCTCGCCCCCCGCGGTGACGCCCATCGCGGCCAGCGTCCGCCGGAGCCCCTCCAGCGCGTAGCGCATCCGGCTCTTCACGGTCGGCACGGGGGCCCCCGTGATCTCGGCGATCTCGGCGAAGCCGACCCCTTCGTACTCCCGCAGCAGGAACACCTCCCGCTGCTCCGCCGGGAGCTCGGCGATCGCCCGCTCCAGCGCCGGCTGCAGGAGCAGGTCGAGCGCGGCTTCCTCCGGCGACCGCCCGGGCGCGGGGAGGTCCGCGAAGGATCGGTCCCCGCGGGCGTCGTCGAGGGAGGCGTGGCGGCGGTGCGTCATGCGACGGGCCTCGTCGGCGGCGAGGTTCCGCGCCACCGCGTAGAGCCAGGTCCTGAACCTCGCGCGCTCCTCCCAGCGCGGCGCCGCTCCGAGGAAGCGCATCCAGCACTCCTGCGTGAGGTCCTCCGCCCGCGCGCGGTCGCGGACGAACCGGGCGAGGAACCGGTACACGCCGGCGCGGTGCCGGTCCACCAGCGCCTCGAACGCCGCGACGTCGCCTCGCTGATAACGCAGCACGAGCGCCTCGTCGGTGTCCTGTGGCACCTGTCGTCCCGGTCCTTCCCCGCTGGTCCTGGAACGCGCCAGCGCGGAGGAGGATCTACGCCATCTTAGCTCGGCCCTGCGCGGGGCGGCAGATCCGCCGGCGGGCCCGTGCGTTCGAGCGAGGAGGAGGAACCACGCATGCATCCCATGACCGTCGCCGCCGCGCTCGCCGCGCTCACCTGGCTCACCCCCACCGCCGGCCTGGCGCGCGCGCCCGCCGCGCGCTCCGGGCCCTTCCGGCTGGAGGTCCTCGACGCCGGCGGACGCCCGCTGCCGGCGTTCTCCCAGGGCGGCCGGACCTACGTCCTCGGCGCGCTCGGCGAGCGCTACCTGCTCCGGGTGCGCAACGGCGGGCCTCGCCGCGTGGAGGCGGTGGTCTCGGTGGACGGCCGCGACGTCGTCGACGGCGGCCCCGCCGGCTGGGAGAAGCGCGGGTACCTCATCGACGCCGGCGCCGAGGTCACGCTCGACGGGTTCCGCCTGTCGCGGGCGACCGTGGCCGCCTTCCGGTTCAGCAGCGTGCCGCGTTCCTATGCCGCGCTCATGGGCGATGCGCGCGACGTGGGCGTCATCGGCGTGGCCGTGTTCATCGAGCGCGAGCGCCCGCCGCGGCTGGCTCGACCGCTGCGGGAGCTGGAGTCGCGCCCCGGGCTGGCGCCGGCCCCCCGCGGCGCCGGGAGCGACGCAGGAGCCTCCGCAGCCCCCGGCGAGCGGAGCGCGCGCCGGCCCGGGCTCGGCACGGCCTTCGGAGAGGAGCGCGACTCGCCCGTGCAGCTCGTCGCGTTCGAGCGCGCCTCGTCGCGTCCCGCGACCATGCTCTCCGTGCGCTACGACGATCGCGTGGGGCTCCTCGCGGCCGGGGTCGAGCTCGACGGCCGTTGGACCCGGCGCGAGGAGGCGCGGCTGCGCGAGGAGGCCGAGCCGTTCCGCCGCAGCGGCGGCTTCGCCCAGCCGCCGCCGGGCTGGAGCTCCGAGCGGTAGCCCTTGGATCCCCGACACGCTCGCGCTCGCCCGGCCGCTCGCGCCCAGTGCGCGCCCCGACGATGCCACGTGCTACCTTTGAGGTGCGGCGCCGCGCTGGGCGGCCCGCGGCCGGGGGGCCCATGGCGCACCAGGGAGAGCGAGCCACGCTGCAGGTGCCCGGGCCGCCCGAGGCTGCTCCCGTGCTGCGGCGCGACGCCGAGGCGCTCCTCCGGCTCGTCGTCGAGAGCACGCCGGGCGCCATCGCCATCTTCGACCGTCACATGCGCTACCTCGCGGTCAGCCGCCGCTGGCAGGAGGCGTACCGGCTCCGCGGCGAGGACGTGCTCGGCCGCTCCCACTACGAGGTGTTCCCCGAGCTCCCGGAGCGCTGGAAGGAGGTCCATCGCCGCTGCCTGGCGGGCGCCGTCGAGTCGTGCGACGAGGACCCCTTCGTGCGTGCCGACGGCCGGCTCGACTGGGTCAAGTGGGAGATCCGCCCCTGGTACGACGCCGCCGGCGAGATCGGCGGCCTCGTGCTGCTGAGCGAGGTGGTGACGGGGCGGAAGCTGGCCGAAGAGGCGCTCCGCCGCAAGCACCGCGCGCTCCTCATGCTGACGCGCTGCACCGAGGCGATGCTCCGCGCCGAGACCGAGGAGGCGCTGTACGCCGAGGTCTGTCGCGTCATCGTGGAGACCGGCGGCTACCCGATGTGCTGGGTGGGCGCTCCCCAGGAGGACGAGCGCAGGTCCGTCGTCCCCGTCGCCAGCGCGGGCGACGCGGGCGACTACCTGGCCACCGTCGACGTGGTGTGGGCCGACGTCGAGCGCGGCCGCGGGCCCACCGGCACGGCGCTGCGGACCCTGCGGCCGGTGGTCGGGGTCGACTTCGTCGCCGACCCGGCCCTCGCGCCCTGGCGCGAGTCGGCCCTGCGCCACGGGCTCCGCTGCTCGTCGGCCCTGCCGCTCGTCTGGGAGGGCGAGCGGCTGGGGGTCCTCACGATGTACTCGGGGGAGGCGCGCGCCTTCGACGAGGCGGAGATCCAGTTCCTCTCCCAGCTCGCCGACGACCTCGCCTACGGCGTGCACGCGCTCCAGGAACGGGCGCGGCGCGTCGAGGCCGAGCGGCAGCGCGCGGAGGCGCTGGAGCAGCTCGCCGCCGAGAAGGAGCGGCTCCGCCAGTCCCAGAAGCTCGAGAGCGTCGGGCGGCTGGCGGGCGGCGTCGCGCACGACTTCAACAACCTCCTCACCGTCATCCTGAGCTGCAGCGAGGCGCTCCGGCGCGACCTCTCCCACGGCCAGCCGCCCGATCCGGAGGACGTGGCCGAGATCCACGCCGCGGGCGAGCGGGCGCGCGACCTCACCCGCCAGCTGCTCACCTTCGCGCGCAAGCAGGTCATCGCCCCCGCGCCGCTCGACCTCAACGCGGTGGTGCGCGGCAGCGAGCGGCTGCTGCGGCGCGTCCTCGGCGAGCAGGTCGAGCTGCACGTGGCGCTCGAGCCGGCGCCGTGGACGGTCCTCTGCGACGCGGCGCAGATGGAGCAGGTGATCCTGAACCTGGCGGTGAACGCCCGCGACGCGATGCCGGACGGCGGCCAGCTCTCCCTCGCGACCGCGAACGTCACCGTCGCGCCGGGAGGCGGGGCCGGCGAGCCCGCCCTGGCGCCCGGCGAGTGGGTCCGCCTCTCCGTGCGCGACGCCGGGCACGGGATGACCGCCGAGGTGAAGGCGCACCTGTTCGAGCCCTTCTTCACCACCAAGCGGCAGGGCCAGGGGACGGGGCTCGGGCTCGCCACGGTCTACGGCATCGTGGAGCAGAGCGGCGGCGCGATCCGCGTCGAGAGCGAGCCCGGGCTCGGTACCACCTTCGAGCTCTGGTTTCCGCGCGCGCGCGCCGCCGCCGCCGCCGCCGCGCCGGCGGCTGCTCCGGCGGCCTCGCCGGGCGCGGCGGGGGTGCGCGGCTCCGAGACGATCCTGGTGGTGGAGGACGACGCGCAGGTGCGCGAGGTCACGGCGCGGGCGCTGCGCGCGGGCGGCTACCGGGTGCTGGTCGAGGGCAGCGCCGGGGCCGCGCTCGAGGCCGCGGCGCGGGCGCAGGGCCGGATCGACCTGGTCGTCACCGACGTCGTCATGCCCGACGTCGACGGCCGCGCGCTGGCCGAGGCGCTGCGCGCCCACCACGGCGTGCGGCGCGTCCTCTTCGTGTCGGGCTACACCCGCGAGCTCATCGACCACGGGTGCGTGCTCGACCGCGGGATCGAGTTCTTGCCCAAGCCGTTCACCGCGGCCACGCTCCTCGGGCGAGTCCGGAGCCTGCTGGACGCCTGAGCCGGCGGCCGGGCGGGCGTCAGGCGCCGGCGAGGGCCTGGTGCAGCGCCTCCGCGAGCTGCTCGGCGGTGTAGGGCTTCGCGACCACGCCGCGGAAGCCGTGCCGGCGGTAGTCGCTCATCACCGGATCGCTCGAGTAACCGCTCGACACCACCGCGCGGACGCCCGGGTCGAGCGCGAGGAGCTGCCGGAGCGTCTCCTGGCCGCCGAGCCCGCCGGGGAGCGTGAGATCCATCACCACCGCCGCGAAGCGCTCGCCCGACCGGAGCGCGCTCGTGTAGAGCCTGAGCGCCTCCGCGCCGTCGCCGGCGGCCGCCGGCTCGTAGCCGAGGTGGCGCAGCATCCGCAGCGCGATCCGCCGCACCGACTCCTCGTCGTCCACCACCAGCACCCGCCCGCGGCCCTGGCGCGGCGAGCCCGGCGCGGGCCCCGCCGGGGCGGCCCCCGACGCCGCCGGCACGAAGACGTGGAAGGTCGCCCCGGCGCCCGGCGCCGACTCCGCCGTGACGTGCCCCCCGTGCCGCTTCACGATCGAGTAGACCGTCGCCAGCCCGAGGCCGGTGCCGCTGGCCTTGGTCGTGAAGTAGGGATCGAAGATCTTGCCGAGGTGCTCCGGAGGGACGCCCACGCCCGTGTCGCGGACGGTGAACTCGACGTAGCGCCCGGGCTCGAGGGGCGGGCGCGCCCCGGCCGCGACGTCCAGCTCGGCCGCGCCGATCGCGACCGTGCCGCCGCCCGGCATGGCCTGCACGGCGTTGAGGATGAGGTTGTGGACCACCTGGTCCATCTGGCCGGGATCCACCTCCACCGCCGGGAGGTCCGGCGGCAGCGCGAGCTCGCACCGCACGCTCGAGCCGTGCAGCACGAAGCGCGCCGAGGTCTCGATGATCTCCGCGATCGAGGCGGACTGCTTCACCGGCGCGCCGCCCCGCGAGAACGTGAGCAGCTGCTTCGACAGCGCGGCCGCGCGCATCGCGGCGGCCTCGATCTCGTCCACCTCCTCGCGGAAGCGGGTCGGGGCTCCGTCGAGCTTCATGACGGAGACGTTGCCGACGATGGCGGCCAGGATGTTGTTGAGGTCGTGGGCGATGCCGCCCGCCAGCAGCCCGAGCGACTCGAGCTTCTCCATCTTGGCGAGCTCCGCCTCCAGCTTCTGCTTCTCGGTGACGTCGCGGAAGACGAGCACCGCGCCGATCACGCCCCCGGCCTGGTCGCGGATGGGCG
The DNA window shown above is from Anaeromyxobacter diazotrophicus and carries:
- a CDS encoding RNA polymerase sigma factor encodes the protein MPQDTDEALVLRYQRGDVAAFEALVDRHRAGVYRFLARFVRDRARAEDLTQECWMRFLGAAPRWEERARFRTWLYAVARNLAADEARRMTHRRHASLDDARGDRSFADLPAPGRSPEEAALDLLLQPALERAIAELPAEQREVFLLREYEGVGFAEIAEITGAPVPTVKSRMRYALEGLRRTLAAMGVTAGGEPALEGTAP
- a CDS encoding zf-HC2 domain-containing protein codes for the protein MNHDQAQPLLLDVAYGELTPGEAREVELHAAGCPRCAAELAELLAARRLAARLAPEPVPARGRAELVAAARRAVAPVGRPARARAYALAASVAVVALAVGVTLRWSGQRPAWPGGDAIPEQGDLVPMEDVAPRVAPGPPAPVPGPAPAPSLAPGPAAARPPAAKRLPGPAAAARPRASQQDLARAERGAAPAAAPAPAARPPVPAFAAAPERAAALRAPEAARRAAPAEAEVEAHAAGASPAVAEDVERRAAAGELREERRRLTCDGRTLERVALLDGERVVKLTVRFEDGAVEVGWYDGAGALRAVRPSGALPSRAPAADALSRCAW
- a CDS encoding LysR family substrate-binding domain-containing protein, with protein sequence MAGEPFIVPERRSRPHSHDLTMKLFAEAGLTARVAQVAEEKHTIVNLVAAGIGLAIVPRWTSRMMTQGVRYVMLEDAGRKNRLPLAAAWAKDVRDPLRDELLETLRGGLPRFAKQA
- a CDS encoding ATP-binding protein, with translation MAHQGERATLQVPGPPEAAPVLRRDAEALLRLVVESTPGAIAIFDRHMRYLAVSRRWQEAYRLRGEDVLGRSHYEVFPELPERWKEVHRRCLAGAVESCDEDPFVRADGRLDWVKWEIRPWYDAAGEIGGLVLLSEVVTGRKLAEEALRRKHRALLMLTRCTEAMLRAETEEALYAEVCRVIVETGGYPMCWVGAPQEDERRSVVPVASAGDAGDYLATVDVVWADVERGRGPTGTALRTLRPVVGVDFVADPALAPWRESALRHGLRCSSALPLVWEGERLGVLTMYSGEARAFDEAEIQFLSQLADDLAYGVHALQERARRVEAERQRAEALEQLAAEKERLRQSQKLESVGRLAGGVAHDFNNLLTVILSCSEALRRDLSHGQPPDPEDVAEIHAAGERARDLTRQLLTFARKQVIAPAPLDLNAVVRGSERLLRRVLGEQVELHVALEPAPWTVLCDAAQMEQVILNLAVNARDAMPDGGQLSLATANVTVAPGGGAGEPALAPGEWVRLSVRDAGHGMTAEVKAHLFEPFFTTKRQGQGTGLGLATVYGIVEQSGGAIRVESEPGLGTTFELWFPRARAAAAAAAPAAAPAASPGAAGVRGSETILVVEDDAQVREVTARALRAGGYRVLVEGSAGAALEAAARAQGRIDLVVTDVVMPDVDGRALAEALRAHHGVRRVLFVSGYTRELIDHGCVLDRGIEFLPKPFTAATLLGRVRSLLDA